Genomic window (Nitrospirales bacterium LBB_01):
ATAGCAGAGGAGCTGTCTCTATTGCTCTAAGCAGCAACGGTAAACTTGCCGTAACCGCAGGATCAGGACAATCGCAGGTGATTTTATGGGACGCCGTGTCAGGAAAAAACATTCACACATTCTCTGGTCACACAAGCCCTGTAGCTTATGTGGGAATTAGCGCTGATGGCAAGTTTTTACTCTCCGCTGACGAAACAAATCTCAGGGTGTGGGATATAAAAAGCAAACTTACACACAATGTTTTTAAATACAGGGGGCCGCTTAAATGCGCCGCTCTGGGGTTAGCTGAAAATAAGCTTACAATTGCACACGGCAACGAGATAATGGTGCTGAATTTTCATGCCCGGTACTCTTTGTCATATACACTGGTAACTCCTGCCTCAATCCGTGAAGAGGAGATACGATACGAGTTTTCTAAAAGACTTTCCGGAGCGGCTCAAAAAATCAGTCAATCAGAATTTACTGAGGCACTAAATTTAATAGAGGGCGCAAGGAGTCTGACAGGTTTCGAACAACACCCTGCAGCAATAGAGCTCTTAACCTCAATCCCACAAATGTATAGTAAACATTTTCTAAAATCCGGATTTAAAGTCAGAGAGTATCTGCATCATACCGATTCTGTAAACGCTGTTGTATTAACCTCTGATGACAAATATCTGATAACAGGCAGTGACGATGGCAAAGTGATAAGAGCTGACACTTCCTCCCCCTCATCTGAGTTGACAGAAATTGCAGGACTTGGGTCAGTAAAAACGCTTGCAATAGATTACACGTCACACACTATGTGCTTTGGCAGTGCTGATGGGAAAATTCAAACGTGGGATTTAGATAAAAGTGAGCGTCTGAGCGATTTAAAAGTCCCTGTGGGATCAGTAACAACGGTAGCATTAACCTCTGACGGCAGATACGCTTTTTCGGCATCCCCGGAAAGAACCATCCGCCTGTTTGATGCGATACACGGCAGATACTATGGCAGATTTGAAGAAAGCGCCGATGAGATAACATCCATTGCGCTGCATAACGAGGAAAGAACGCTAATCTCAGGCACAGTGAAAGGACTCATCATGTTTTGGGACAGTGTAACGGGTAAATCGTTGGCAAGCGTTGAGGGACACACGGGATCTGCAAACTCAATATCATTCAGTACTGACGGACAACAATTTCTTACCGGAGGTCAGGATGGTTATGTTTGTGTTTGGGGCACAAATACTATGAGACGAGTTAAACGTCACAGGGTGTCAAATAAAGGAGTGTTAAGCGCCGTGTTTCATCCGGATGGGAAATGCTTTGCAGTGGGAACATCAGATGAGACAATAAACATCCACAGTGTTGAAAGCGGTGAGCTTTTGGTAACCCTTTCTGGACACACCGATGGTGTAAACGCTCTGGTGTTTAGCGCAAATGGCTGGTACTTGTACTCTGGCGGCAAAGATGCTGCTGTAATACAGTGGTTTCTTGACTGGGAACTCTCGGAGGAGCCGGATATTAAAACTGAACAGCCGCTTAAGCAGTTGGGAGCAGCCTCCGGCAAATCGCCGATAATGCGCCCGTCTCTCATTCAAGAGGAGATAGCGAAAAAGCCGACCGCCTCAGAAATACAAAATAGGGCAGAAGTGAAAAAAAATAAATTTTTGTCAGTCGCCTTAGCTATTTTGGTGGTAGTTCTCGTTGGAGCTTACTACGTATATCAGAGCACGGTTACAAAATATAACTCAGCCGAGATTAACAAAAAAACAGAAGAGGACAGTTATTTTGCTTTAGTGGCAGAGTCTTTAAAATCACTTGATAAACCTGCCTCAGGGTGCAAAGCATCTGAATTTGACTCATACAGGGAAAGCTATATCGTATTCATAAAAAAGAGCCGTGCATCGGTTCAAGCGGCATATCCAAAGAGTATTGAAAACATCACCTGTCTTTTATCCCATCGCAAAGATGCTGCAACGGTAAAATCACTGATTTCAGAGATGGTCAAAGCCGCCGACCCTGCCGATTCACAAGCATTAGAGTATCTGTTGGCTTATATGGGAAACGATATGCTTGTACCACTTTCGGGCTTGTTACACGATGAGCAATTTGTAAAAGGAAACCCTGAGGGAGCAAACCGGATTGTTCATGTGCTGTCAGCTATTGCAACCGATGAGACTGTTAATGAGCTTATTAAACTAATGTCGGAAACGCCGACACTCACTGGCATAATATCGCCGTTTTTGGGTAAAATCATATCATCCGGCAAAATAGAACCCGCAAATGCGCTGGCTCTCATTGAAAATTTACTAAATAACTCTGACTACAAAGTAAGAAAGGATGCAGTGGCTGCGCTTAAATATTTTAAAGGCTCAAAAGCAAAAGACCTTCTTGCCAAAGGCTTATCGGATTCAAACAGCGAGGTTACAGATGAGGCGAAGAAACTTCTTTAACATCCTACAAAATCAAACAAAACTTTGTTAAACTCATCGGGCGTCTCCACCATCGGGCTGTGACCGCAGTTAGGGAGGGTTACAAAAGTGCAGTTTTTAATGGCTTGAGCAGTTTTCATGCTCCCATTCATAGTTACAAATCTGTCATGCTGACCTTGTATAAACAGGGTTTGACACAAAATCATACCAATGCGCTCAGACCAGTCGGATTCAAACATGGCTTTAGAGTGCGCAATATACGTCTTATCCGGTATGGCCTTTGCCTGCGTTACGATTTCCTCAAAAAACTCTGTATCTTTAAGTTGTGGCACAACATTTCGTATTGATTTTCTAAATACGTGCTCACGCTGTCTAAGCTGTCTGAGTTTGTCCTCTCCGTAGCTGTAAAACGCCTGAAACCCGTGCATCGGGATGGAATTTACCAGCACCAATTTCTCCACACGCTCAGGATAATTTAAAGCTGTCAGCTGAGCTATGCCGCCTCCCATAGAATGCCCTACAAGAGTTACCCGTTTTAATCCCAAAGCATTCAGAAAATTATTAATAAGTGAAGCTAAATACTCAAGTGTTATGACAGCGTTGGTCTCTTTGGTTTTGCCGCAGCCGGGAAGATCCACTGCATAGCCCTCACACGGTGCTTTAATCTCTGACAAGGTCTTTTTCCACCACAGCGATGAGGCAAGGTTACCGTGTATAAACACTATTTTTTTGTCCCCAGAGCCAGCCCTTATAAAATGCAGGTCAGCCATGCAAAAATCACGGGACGGTTACTAATAAGTTATCTATCAAACGGGTAGAGCCTATTTTCACAGCTATGGCAAGTGTAACGGTTTTGCCGCTATAAGACGCTGCATCTTGCTCTGAAATATCATCAAGCGTCTCTGAGTCATACACGGAGCCGTACTGAATCTCACTAATGTGTGCTGAGGATTTTAGTATCTGCTGTATAAGTGTGGCGGCATCAGTAAATTTTAGCAACTGCCCTCCACTTATCAGCGATCCGGCCTCACAAAGTGCCCTGTAAAGTATGGGAGCATCGTGTCTTTGGTCAGCACTTAAATATGCGTTTCTTGAGCTCATTGCAAGACCGTCCTGTTCTCTAACAGTTTCACAAAATCTGAGACTTACCGGCATGTTCAAATCGGCTGCCATTTTTCTTATGACAACGCACTGCTGATAGTCCTTGAGTCCGAAATAGGCGCGCTCTGGCATTATGGTGTTGAAAAGCTTTGCTACCACTGTTGCAACGCCTGTGAAGTGCCCTGCTCTGTAAGCACCGCATAGCTTGCCGGAAATCCCCCTCACCTCAATAAATGTCGCAAACCCATCACCATACATATCTGAGGCTTGTGGTAAAAATAGAGCGTCTATGTCCGTCTGCTCAAGTTTCTTAAAATCGCCGTCAAAATCACGCGGATATTTTTCAAAATCCTCACCCGCTGAAAACTGAGCCGGATTAACGAATATGCTTACCACAGTTAGGTCATTTTCCTGTTTTGAGGCTTCTATGAGGCTGATGTGCCCTCTGTGAAGAGCTCCCATTGTGGGTACAAACCCAATGGTCTTACCCTCTGAGTGTTTTTTCTGTGACCACTGCTGCATTGCAGAAGGACTCTTTAGCGTTTCAAGCAACGTGTCTATTTTACGTCCTGTGCCGCATTAATCTTACTTTTGCTGCCCACTATGACCAATTGATAGTTAGTGTCGGTCAGATACTTAAGTGCAACGCGTTTCACGTCCTCTTTAGTTATGTTGTTAATGAAGCTTATGTAGCGCTTATCGTAGTCAAGTCCAAGAGCGTAGAACTCGGTCAGCGCCATAAATGTCACAAGCTTATCGGTTGTGTCAAGGCGTCTGGGAAAGCTGCCGGTCAGATATGACTTTGCGTCATTGAGTTCGTCATCTGTCACAGGGGTTTCTTTCATTGTCTTTATTTGCTTTAATATCTCAGTGATGGCAGTGTTTGCGTATTCATTTTTTGTCTGAATACTGACCATAAAAAACCCGCCATACTTATAAGCAAAAGAATGTGAGTGCACATCATAGGCAAGCCCCATATCGTCCCTTATGGTTTTAACCATCCTTGAGGCAAACCCGCCGCCGCCTAAAATATAGTTCATCACATCAATTGCGTAGTAGTCGGGATTGTCACGCTTTATGCCGGCTCCGCCAAGTATTATATTAGACTGGGTTATATCTCTGTCTATAACTGTTATTTTCTTCTTGTTATGATAATTTTCTGCCTTTATTTTGCCGCGCTCTTTGATAGGTTTCCCTTTCCAATTACCCATGTGCTTAGTTATCAACGCTGCAATCTCATCGTACGTAATATCACCGGCTACAGCAATAATGCTGTTTGATGGAACATAGTGTTCCTGGTGGAATTTAACGATATCCGGCCGTTTTATAGCATTGATAGTCTCAGGAGTGCCGGTTGAGAGCCGGCCGTAAG
Coding sequences:
- a CDS encoding protein kinase; the protein is MATLTTISLKEKGLWSKNDVIDNRYDVRGLARGGMGEVYFVYDREIGRMMAVKTPLPSVLKNEEGLKRFYREAEAWISLGIHPNICSAYYVQVMEGIPRLFVEYVDGGAMDKWLKEGRFSTLIEKLDIAIQIAAGMDHTHSLIWTDEDGVAQTGLVHRDLKPANILMSRYGMSLITDFGLVGLGSWGNDETLAVSEKNKSMIELVSNQAADNDDTSNPWQTMTIGGVPFGTPQYMAPEQFENAHTAGIPADIYAYGCILYELFCGRRPFLLTEEQRHAVIFYQLMLWQKMHTGEPPPVPQDLSPNLDDELSSLMVECLSKTPMGRPDSFKEIASRLTSIYSRLMGTPYPRPEAKSDDLKADSLNNQGVSYATINQLHRAESSWKEALTAEPEHVEAAFNLTMLKCKTGELTEDAAVSEMRDFLQRIQHTGAGKFLLGKLHLFYADEHNALNLINEVITEGKESAEALKLQALSIANREITKQDTMSLKKAAESFKWFLDSGKEDPITAVGYCYCLRELQEDYAALYDSMRGRFIELPDSLDDAANQYLPGFSVQRTYFDEFRAPCSLSVSGDGQHIYAGMSDGHINVYDIASETPVSVFKLSYGKVTAIDINPKGESIASGHEDGSVHILNASDGSEIWALKKHTKAVSAIKFLASKNYVISASSDGTILVCDINTGKSAGAFKTEGKPVTALTLSPDLKQVYTAHKGAPPCVWETKNGKPIRTFSGHSRGAVSIALSSNGKLAVTAGSGQSQVILWDAVSGKNIHTFSGHTSPVAYVGISADGKFLLSADETNLRVWDIKSKLTHNVFKYRGPLKCAALGLAENKLTIAHGNEIMVLNFHARYSLSYTLVTPASIREEEIRYEFSKRLSGAAQKISQSEFTEALNLIEGARSLTGFEQHPAAIELLTSIPQMYSKHFLKSGFKVREYLHHTDSVNAVVLTSDDKYLITGSDDGKVIRADTSSPSSELTEIAGLGSVKTLAIDYTSHTMCFGSADGKIQTWDLDKSERLSDLKVPVGSVTTVALTSDGRYAFSASPERTIRLFDAIHGRYYGRFEESADEITSIALHNEERTLISGTVKGLIMFWDSVTGKSLASVEGHTGSANSISFSTDGQQFLTGGQDGYVCVWGTNTMRRVKRHRVSNKGVLSAVFHPDGKCFAVGTSDETINIHSVESGELLVTLSGHTDGVNALVFSANGWYLYSGGKDAAVIQWFLDWELSEEPDIKTEQPLKQLGAASGKSPIMRPSLIQEEIAKKPTASEIQNRAEVKKNKFLSVALAILVVVLVGAYYVYQSTVTKYNSAEINKKTEEDSYFALVAESLKSLDKPASGCKASEFDSYRESYIVFIKKSRASVQAAYPKSIENITCLLSHRKDAATVKSLISEMVKAADPADSQALEYLLAYMGNDMLVPLSGLLHDEQFVKGNPEGANRIVHVLSAIATDETVNELIKLMSETPTLTGIISPFLGKIISSGKIEPANALALIENLLNNSDYKVRKDAVAALKYFKGSKAKDLLAKGLSDSNSEVTDEAKKLL
- a CDS encoding alpha/beta hydrolase; the protein is MADLHFIRAGSGDKKIVFIHGNLASSLWWKKTLSEIKAPCEGYAVDLPGCGKTKETNAVITLEYLASLINNFLNALGLKRVTLVGHSMGGGIAQLTALNYPERVEKLVLVNSIPMHGFQAFYSYGEDKLRQLRQREHVFRKSIRNVVPQLKDTEFFEEIVTQAKAIPDKTYIAHSKAMFESDWSERIGMILCQTLFIQGQHDRFVTMNGSMKTAQAIKNCTFVTLPNCGHSPMVETPDEFNKVLFDFVGC
- the panC gene encoding pantoate--beta-alanine ligase, with amino-acid sequence MQQWSQKKHSEGKTIGFVPTMGALHRGHISLIEASKQENDLTVVSIFVNPAQFSAGEDFEKYPRDFDGDFKKLEQTDIDALFLPQASDMYGDGFATFIEVRGISGKLCGAYRAGHFTGVATVVAKLFNTIMPERAYFGLKDYQQCVVIRKMAADLNMPVSLRFCETVREQDGLAMSSRNAYLSADQRHDAPILYRALCEAGSLISGGQLLKFTDAATLIQQILKSSAHISEIQYGSVYDSETLDDISEQDAASYSGKTVTLAIAVKIGSTRLIDNLLVTVP
- a CDS encoding insulinase family protein, with protein sequence MKIRKQTFNIYCIAAALIVLFIGALIPGVLEAVEGRREVLPNGLRVIVSERHNLPIVKLEMIVAASKLDESAAKAGLSHLVAEMLLEGTKGHSSKEIIEEIEFMGASLEVNSEADYTSIRLSALKKDFNRAFEIFADCMLHPAFSDTELTQKKELILGALRQNEDSPHFVANKAFMSEVFGNSPYGRLSTGTPETINAIKRPDIVKFHQEHYVPSNSIIAVAGDITYDEIAALITKHMGNWKGKPIKERGKIKAENYHNKKKITVIDRDITQSNIILGGAGIKRDNPDYYAIDVMNYILGGGGFASRMVKTIRDDMGLAYDVHSHSFAYKYGGFFMVSIQTKNEYANTAITEILKQIKTMKETPVTDDELNDAKSYLTGSFPRRLDTTDKLVTFMALTEFYALGLDYDKRYISFINNITKEDVKRVALKYLTDTNYQLVIVGSKSKINAAQDVK